aattaattcattgaatttttcaattttataatagGTGATGATGagttattcaatttatctaAGCAAAATTGCTTTGTAATATAgaaatctatatatatatatatgtatatatttgtcTTGTGCATTTCATTCATTCTAGCAAAAGTCAATAAACTGAATCAAACAACATCCGTCACTAAGAAATTTGTAACATTAATAAGCACTTTTATAAACCTTTATTTCATCTCTACATTCTTCCATTTTATTGCATTTACCTATTATCACAAACAAAATAACACACAATGGCTGCTGTGGTACACCAAAACACATCTTtgacaaagaaaaatagtTTTTTAAAACGTAATAttactaaatattttggttCAAATCAAGTCCAAGCAAATGATTcaataacaaaaacaaatgatCTCACTATAGAAACAAAGAATTTGCAACCTTCAAGCTCACCTCCTTCAACAgtttcttctaattcatcGTCAATCAACTCAACTCCTAAAGTTCAAAATAATCCATCATGTAATGATTCAACGCCAACATTAACTTCAGTCACTAAtcctaataataatgtctTCGAggtaaataataaattatcgATAAATGAAGATGCTACTCATATACATAATCTGCAGAATTTAAAACGTAAGGACAATATTTCAtcattcattaaaaaaatatcgatatcgaaaaataaaaatgaaggTGTTAAAAATATAGCTAATGCAAAATGGGCTGTTCAAGACTTATTCAcagataataatttcacagtagaaaaatcaaacaattttaattcaaatagcaatagtgataataataataacaatggTAATAACACTAAACACAacaaatcaaatttatggaactcaaataataattcatctcCTCTATGCACACAAAATAGAATATCAGGTTTCctaaaaaatatcaatgaGAATGTTGATGTCTCAAGTTCAAAAGGTCCAAATGATTTACCTATGCCGAAATCAGCCCCCAAACCAACTTTATCAACAACTGTAATGGAGACTCATGCAAAAATGAATTTCTCAGATATATATGGTTGTtgtaaagaaattattggTAAAGGTTCATATGGTACAGTAAGATTGTGTCAAAAAAAAagtgaattgaaaaattcaaaaccTATTTTCTACGCAGtgaaagaaattaaaaggAAAGAAAATGAATCTTGTGACATCTTCTTAAGGAGAATAACATCAGAATTTTGCATCTCTTCATCATTAAAACATCCAAATATTGTGCAAACTCTAGATTTATTCGcagataatgaaaaaaattattttgaagtAATGGAATATTGCCCAGGTGGTGATTTATTCACTTTAATAACATCATCAGAAAATGGTAAATTAACTCAAATTGAAGCtgattgtttttttaaacaGATACTATCAGGTGTTAATTATATGCATGATATGGGTGTAGCACATAGAGATTTGAAACCggaaaatatattattgactGCAACTGGTattgttaaaattataGACTTTGGCTCAAGCGAATGTTTCAGAATGGCTTGGGAGACAAATGTTCACTACACAGATTATATCTGTGGTTCCACTCAATACATCGCTCCAGAGGAAtatacaaaagaaaaattcgATCCAAGAGCAGTGGATGTTTGGGCTTGTGGTATGATTTATATGGCAATGGTGATAGGACGCCATTTATGGACAACTGCTCAAAAAAGCGatgaaatttattcaaCGTTTCTCAATGACATTAAAACAGAAGACGGTTTTGAACCAATAGAAAACTTTTCAGATGTCAATTGTAAAAATGtgatttattcaattttagaACCATCACCAAGTAGGCGTTTAACGACGAAACAAATTATGAATTGTCCATGGGTTAAAGGAATTCAATGTTGTGGTagcaaataatatataaattactgaaaaaataaaaataacagataataagaaagtttgtaatattatttataattattatatttttatactGATTATATCTacttttgataaaattttctttattatttaattgaatgCAGGGAAGAAACATAACAGAAGTATCGAAATTTACCGCTCAAACATTCAATGAAATGATATCGAAAAATTGTAGAAACAGTTAAgtaatgttttttttttaatttttttccctcattattacattattgattaaattcattattttagTTAAGTTACCAAacttaaatttttattatttaaagcacgtcaataaatgaatttacACTTATTTGAATCCCAATGCACAAATATCCAAAGAAGTCATCTGATGTAATAGATCCTCAATTTTAGCATCTAACTGACCATTAGCATAATCGTCCCTTGATTGTTGATCTAAATACTGTTGAACTTGTGCCAAACGACTGTAACCGTCAGTACAGAATCtcatttgaattttaaCCAAAGCTTCAAAACTTGGATCGTAGTATGGCACTCTTAGTGCAATTAATTGTGGTAGTTCAGCCTTTAATTGATCATTCAAATTGTCAAAGACATCCTTGGCAAAttgtaattctttttcagCTCTTGGTAATTTTGAGGAATCTTTAGCTGGTTTATCTACTAATCTCCTTACTTTAGCTTTAGCAGCATCATAATCTTGTTTTTTATGatctctttttttaataccttcatcaatttctttaaaataactTGAAAACTTCGTAATTGGATCTAAAATAGTTTCTCTGAATGGACCATCTAATTGTTTCACAGTTTCACTATCGAAGTCTTGAACAgattgtaaataataattaccCACGTTATAGCCACC
The sequence above is drawn from the Tetrapisispora phaffii CBS 4417 chromosome 2, complete genome genome and encodes:
- the TPHA0B03850 gene encoding serine/threonine-protein kinase (similar to Saccharomyces cerevisiae SAT4 (YCR008W); ancestral locus Anc_1.423), whose product is MAAVVHQNTSLTKKNSFLKRNITKYFGSNQVQANDSITKTNDLTIETKNLQPSSSPPSTVSSNSSSINSTPKVQNNPSCNDSTPTLTSVTNPNNNVFEVNNKLSINEDATHIHNLQNLKRKDNISSFIKKISISKNKNEGVKNIANAKWAVQDLFTDNNFTVEKSNNFNSNSNSDNNNNNGNNTKHNKSNLWNSNNNSSPLCTQNRISGFLKNINENVDVSSSKGPNDLPMPKSAPKPTLSTTVMETHAKMNFSDIYGCCKEIIGKGSYGTVRLCQKKSELKNSKPIFYAVKEIKRKENESCDIFLRRITSEFCISSSLKHPNIVQTLDLFADNEKNYFEVMEYCPGGDLFTLITSSENGKLTQIEADCFFKQILSGVNYMHDMGVAHRDLKPENILLTATGIVKIIDFGSSECFRMAWETNVHYTDYICGSTQYIAPEEYTKEKFDPRAVDVWACGMIYMAMVIGRHLWTTAQKSDEIYSTFLNDIKTEDGFEPIENFSDVNCKNVIYSILEPSPSRRLTTKQIMNCPWVKGIQCCGSK
- the TPHA0B03860 gene encoding BAR domain-containing protein (similar to Saccharomyces cerevisiae RVS161 (YCR009C); ancestral locus Anc_1.424), whose product is MSWDGFKKAINRAGNSVIIKNVDKTIDKEYNIEERRYRVLQKSGESLQKESKAYLDSLRQVTQSQVTIAEVISSLYDDSKFVSGGGYNVGNYYLQSVQDFDSETVKQLDGPFRETILDPITKFSSYFKEIDEGIKKRDHKKQDYDAAKAKVRRLVDKPAKDSSKLPRAEKELQFAKDVFDNLNDQLKAELPQLIALRVPYYDPSFEALVKIQMRFCTDGYSRLAQVQQYLDQQSRDDYANGQLDAKIEDLLHQMTSLDICALGFK